In a single window of the Desulfocurvibacter africanus subsp. africanus DSM 2603 genome:
- the gcvPB gene encoding aminomethyl-transferring glycine dehydrogenase subunit GcvPB, protein MKTVFAKSRPGREGVWPEQPAQDVSAYIDPALLRGGAGTTGLPDLSELDTVRHFTELSRKNFGVDSNFYPLGSCTMKYNPKFTEYVAALPGFAGLHPVLPQLKGAGRFCQGALEVMHESERLLCEITGMAGFTLHPMAGAHGELTGVMLIAAYHRDKGNKKTKIICPDSAHGTNPASAALAGYEVVTIESKDGIVDPAVLRAALDDEVAALMMTCPNTLGLFERHLPEIVAALKEVDALLYYDGANLNAIMGKMRVGDAGFDVVHLNLHKTFGTPHGGGGPGSGPVGVSQRLLDYLPISRVVKLEDGQYFLDYDYPKSIGYVAPFYGNFGVVLKAYAYMLRLGREGLIRVSENAVLSANYLRKRLEDYLEIPYNRTCMHEFVASAVQQAAKGVRALDIAKALLDKGTHAPTIYFPLIVKECIMVEPTETESKETLDRFVDDLIEILTRAESDPASVQAAPTTLPVTRLDETLAARGMVLTDDM, encoded by the coding sequence ATGAAGACCGTGTTCGCCAAATCCCGGCCCGGCCGCGAAGGAGTGTGGCCCGAGCAGCCGGCCCAGGACGTGAGCGCCTATATCGATCCGGCCCTGCTGCGTGGAGGGGCCGGGACCACGGGCCTGCCCGACCTGAGCGAGCTGGACACCGTGCGTCACTTCACGGAGCTGTCGCGCAAGAACTTTGGGGTGGATTCCAACTTCTACCCTCTTGGCTCCTGCACCATGAAGTACAACCCCAAGTTCACGGAGTACGTGGCCGCCCTGCCGGGTTTCGCCGGGCTGCACCCGGTGCTGCCGCAGCTCAAGGGCGCGGGACGCTTCTGCCAGGGCGCCCTGGAAGTCATGCACGAATCCGAGCGGTTGCTGTGCGAGATCACCGGCATGGCCGGCTTCACCCTGCATCCCATGGCGGGCGCTCACGGCGAGTTGACCGGCGTCATGCTCATCGCGGCCTATCACCGCGACAAGGGCAACAAGAAGACCAAGATCATCTGCCCCGACTCGGCCCACGGCACCAACCCGGCCTCGGCGGCCCTCGCCGGCTACGAGGTGGTGACCATCGAGTCCAAGGACGGCATCGTGGACCCGGCGGTGCTGCGCGCCGCCCTGGACGATGAGGTTGCCGCGCTCATGATGACCTGTCCCAACACCTTGGGCCTGTTCGAGCGGCACCTGCCCGAGATCGTGGCCGCGCTCAAGGAAGTGGACGCCCTGCTCTACTACGACGGCGCGAACCTCAACGCCATCATGGGCAAGATGCGCGTGGGCGACGCGGGCTTCGACGTGGTGCACCTCAACCTGCACAAGACCTTCGGCACTCCGCACGGCGGCGGCGGCCCCGGCTCCGGCCCTGTGGGCGTGTCCCAGCGCCTCCTGGACTATCTGCCCATCTCGCGCGTGGTGAAGCTGGAGGACGGCCAGTACTTCCTGGACTATGACTATCCCAAGTCCATCGGTTACGTGGCCCCTTTCTACGGCAACTTCGGCGTAGTGCTGAAAGCCTACGCCTACATGCTGCGCCTGGGCCGCGAAGGACTCATCCGCGTGTCCGAGAACGCCGTGCTGTCGGCTAATTACCTGCGCAAGCGGCTGGAAGACTACCTGGAGATCCCCTACAACCGCACGTGCATGCACGAGTTCGTGGCTTCGGCCGTGCAGCAGGCCGCGAAGGGCGTGCGCGCCCTTGATATCGCCAAGGCCCTGCTGGACAAGGGCACTCACGCGCCGACCATCTACTTCCCGCTCATCGTCAAGGAATGCATCATGGTCGAGCCCACGGAGACCGAGTCCAAGGAAACCCTGGACCGCTTCGTGGATGATCTCATCGAGATACTGACCCGCGCCGAGTCCGACCCGGCATCGGTGCAGGCCGCTCCCACAACCTTGCCCGTGACGCGCCTGGACGAAACCCTGGCCGCCAGAGGCATGGTGCTGACCGATGATATGTGA
- a CDS encoding methyl-accepting chemotaxis protein: MFKDMRLGLKIGGGFGIILLLALAVGLVGWRGLTYVADRAGKANDMNLVVSNTYAMRMDVLYYMNEHSDERVASFEKNIAAVRSVALASREKYTQAANQARIDQILASIGAYETAFFKYVAAQKTKEQNLAGMLKMAAELEGAVVDLGATLSQQAHGKAQVDNGTVNALSAASEIHIAFLNSRGLAKDYIANERQADAAACQDTILALIDKADRLSAQLQGGQQAALRKVLAAARNYRDGLVAYAAAVDAQTGEFNAMVAAARKAIGDCESFRVEQEERMAAEIVSSRTMLMAGVIAALLLGVAFAVFITRIITLALNKGVNFAAEVAQGRLDTNLAIEQRDEIGKLADSLRGMVGKLREVVGEVVAASENVAGGSEELATSAEMISQGATEQAASIEEISAGTEEISSSIEEISASIEEVSASMEQMSANIRQNTENARVTEQTAVKSAENARKGGQAVAETVRAMKDIAQKISIIEEIARQTNLLALNAAIEAARAGEHGKGFAVVAAEVRKLAERSGTAAAEIRDLSGGSVAVAEDAGRMLELMVPDIQRTAELVQEISAASREQDAGAEQVNTAVQQLDKTIQQLNGAIQQLSGAIQQLDTVIQQNASAAEEMASTSEELSSQAEQLQSTISFFSLGGNGAGIGSGIVRKSNQIKVQAAMASPQKGGNGKSAPRPLEKAKAAKPNGVLVRLNEDKDEEFERF; this comes from the coding sequence ATGTTCAAGGATATGCGTTTAGGCCTGAAGATTGGCGGAGGTTTCGGGATCATCCTTCTGCTGGCGCTGGCCGTCGGTCTCGTGGGCTGGCGGGGGCTTACATATGTGGCCGACAGGGCCGGCAAGGCCAACGACATGAACCTTGTCGTCAGCAACACATATGCCATGCGCATGGATGTTCTGTACTATATGAATGAGCATTCGGATGAGCGCGTGGCTTCGTTCGAGAAGAATATTGCCGCGGTGCGCAGCGTGGCCTTGGCTTCCAGGGAAAAATACACCCAGGCCGCTAACCAGGCGCGCATTGACCAGATCCTGGCCTCCATCGGAGCTTACGAAACGGCTTTCTTTAAGTATGTCGCGGCGCAGAAGACCAAGGAACAGAATCTGGCGGGCATGCTTAAAATGGCGGCGGAACTGGAAGGCGCTGTTGTGGATCTTGGAGCAACTCTGTCGCAACAGGCGCACGGCAAGGCCCAGGTCGATAACGGCACGGTCAACGCCTTGAGCGCTGCCTCGGAAATCCATATCGCATTCTTGAACAGTCGGGGCCTGGCCAAGGACTATATCGCCAATGAACGGCAGGCTGATGCCGCCGCATGCCAGGATACTATCCTGGCTCTGATCGACAAGGCCGATCGGTTGTCTGCTCAGCTCCAGGGAGGGCAGCAGGCTGCTTTGCGCAAGGTGCTCGCAGCGGCCCGCAACTACAGGGACGGCCTGGTGGCCTATGCGGCTGCGGTCGACGCTCAGACAGGCGAGTTCAATGCAATGGTCGCGGCCGCCCGCAAAGCCATCGGGGATTGCGAATCCTTCAGGGTGGAACAGGAAGAGCGCATGGCAGCCGAGATCGTCTCCTCGCGCACCATGCTCATGGCGGGCGTGATTGCCGCCCTGCTGCTTGGCGTGGCCTTCGCCGTGTTTATCACCCGTATCATCACGCTGGCCCTGAACAAGGGTGTGAACTTCGCCGCCGAGGTTGCCCAAGGCAGGTTGGACACCAATCTGGCCATCGAGCAGCGCGACGAAATCGGCAAGCTGGCCGACTCATTGCGCGGCATGGTCGGCAAGCTGCGCGAAGTGGTCGGCGAGGTTGTCGCCGCCAGCGAAAATGTTGCAGGCGGCAGCGAGGAGCTGGCGACCTCGGCTGAAATGATTTCTCAGGGCGCCACGGAGCAGGCCGCGAGCATCGAGGAAATATCCGCAGGCACGGAGGAGATATCCTCCAGCATCGAGGAGATATCCGCCAGCATTGAGGAGGTCTCCGCCAGCATGGAGCAGATGTCCGCCAACATCCGCCAGAACACCGAGAACGCCCGCGTGACCGAGCAGACGGCCGTCAAGTCGGCCGAAAACGCGCGCAAGGGCGGCCAGGCCGTGGCCGAGACGGTGCGGGCCATGAAGGACATCGCCCAGAAGATATCCATTATTGAGGAGATCGCCCGCCAGACGAATCTGCTGGCCCTCAACGCGGCGATTGAAGCCGCACGGGCCGGAGAGCATGGCAAAGGCTTCGCCGTGGTGGCCGCGGAAGTGCGCAAGCTGGCCGAACGGAGCGGAACGGCCGCGGCGGAGATTCGCGACCTGTCGGGTGGCAGCGTGGCCGTGGCCGAGGATGCCGGCCGCATGCTGGAGCTGATGGTTCCGGACATTCAGCGCACGGCAGAGCTGGTGCAGGAAATATCCGCAGCCAGCCGGGAGCAGGATGCCGGCGCCGAACAGGTCAACACGGCCGTCCAGCAACTGGACAAGACCATCCAGCAGCTCAACGGGGCCATCCAGCAGCTCAGTGGAGCCATCCAGCAGCTCGACACGGTCATCCAGCAAAATGCCTCGGCCGCCGAGGAAATGGCCTCCACATCCGAGGAACTCTCCAGCCAGGCAGAGCAGCTCCAGTCCACCATCAGCTTCTTCAGCCTGGGCGGCAACGGCGCGGGTATTGGCAGCGGCATTGTGCGCAAGTCTAATCAAATCAAGGTCCAGGCCGCGATGGCCTCGCCCCAGAAAGGCGGCAACGGCAAGTCCGCGCCGCGCCCGCTGGAAAAGGCCAAAGCAGCCAAGCCGAACGGTGTCCTGGTGCGCCTGAACGAGGATAAGGATGAGGAATTCGAGCGCTTCTAG
- a CDS encoding dihydrolipoyl dehydrogenase family protein — protein sequence MICDLFIIGSGPGGYAAALEAVGLGLKVVLAEKNVLGGTCLNVGCIPTKLFLGATAAVDELDAQARLKLATGEVKVDFGALQTRKSKILSATRKGMMVKLQQLGVTLLMGEARLTGPNVALVQADGEQRVEFRHAVLATGGQPLAVPGLEPDGKTILNSDHLLDQGRPPRSLMIIGGGYIGLELGQVFHRLGTSITVIDAAERLAPQEDPEVSVELGKIFRRKGWNILTGTKVRGLSAKEDRAEVTLGSGDLISAEKALVAVGRKPVSDGLGLETAGCRTTAQGFVATDTFLRAAPTVFAVGDVNGRFMLAHAAETQGRYVARLAAGRTRKPFDPGVVPSCIYGSPETMRAGRMAHELKAEGKEALISRFQLVANPIAQAHGATSGFVKIVWSGDTVVGACGVGHGVSHLVTLAAVMVREGWTAREVERTVFPHPSVDEALMEALRAERVPA from the coding sequence ATGATATGTGACCTGTTCATCATTGGTTCGGGGCCGGGCGGGTATGCCGCGGCCCTTGAAGCCGTCGGGCTCGGCCTCAAGGTCGTGCTGGCCGAGAAGAACGTGTTGGGCGGGACCTGCCTCAACGTGGGCTGCATTCCCACCAAGCTCTTCTTGGGCGCCACGGCCGCTGTCGACGAACTGGACGCCCAGGCCCGGCTCAAGCTTGCCACGGGCGAGGTCAAGGTGGACTTTGGCGCGCTGCAGACGCGCAAGAGCAAGATCCTCTCGGCCACACGCAAGGGCATGATGGTCAAGCTCCAGCAACTGGGCGTGACCTTGCTCATGGGCGAGGCCCGGCTTACCGGCCCGAACGTAGCGCTGGTCCAAGCCGACGGCGAGCAGCGCGTTGAGTTCCGTCACGCCGTGCTGGCCACGGGCGGTCAGCCTCTGGCCGTGCCTGGCCTGGAGCCCGACGGCAAGACTATCCTCAATTCGGATCATCTACTGGATCAGGGCAGGCCGCCCCGCTCGCTCATGATCATCGGCGGCGGCTACATCGGCCTGGAGCTTGGCCAAGTCTTCCACCGCCTGGGCACGTCCATAACGGTCATCGACGCGGCCGAGCGGCTTGCGCCCCAGGAAGACCCGGAAGTCAGCGTCGAGCTTGGCAAGATCTTCCGGCGCAAGGGCTGGAACATTCTGACCGGCACGAAAGTGCGCGGCCTGAGCGCCAAGGAGGATCGGGCCGAAGTGACCCTGGGCAGCGGCGATCTCATCAGCGCCGAGAAGGCCCTGGTGGCCGTGGGCCGTAAGCCCGTGAGTGATGGGCTTGGTCTGGAGACAGCCGGCTGTCGCACCACAGCGCAAGGCTTCGTGGCGACCGATACATTCCTGCGCGCCGCGCCCACGGTCTTCGCCGTCGGCGACGTGAACGGCCGCTTCATGCTGGCCCACGCTGCCGAGACCCAGGGACGCTACGTGGCGCGCCTGGCCGCCGGCCGGACCCGCAAGCCCTTTGATCCCGGCGTGGTGCCCTCGTGCATTTACGGCTCGCCCGAAACCATGCGCGCGGGCCGCATGGCCCACGAGCTCAAGGCCGAAGGCAAGGAGGCCCTGATCTCCCGCTTCCAACTCGTGGCCAACCCCATTGCCCAGGCCCATGGGGCCACCAGTGGATTCGTCAAGATCGTCTGGTCCGGAGATACTGTCGTGGGCGCTTGCGGCGTGGGCCACGGCGTTTCCCACCTGGTCACCCTGGCCGCGGTCATGGTTCGCGAAGGCTGGACAGCCAGGGAAGTTGAACGCACCGTGTTCCCGCACCCTTCAGTGGACGAGGCGCTCATGGAAGCGCTGCGCGCGGAACGCGTACCTGCGTAG
- a CDS encoding HPF/RaiA family ribosome-associated protein produces MQVPLEVTYREVDKNDFIDDLIRRKAAKLEKACPHLISCRVVVALDQKQQRTGNIYRVHINMLVPPGHTLTADRKGVVAKLHEDLPPLIREAFDAANRQVRELATQQKGKTKLHPEQQTNAFVHRLFTDQDYGFIRTVDGQDIYFHRNSLLNANFDTLEIGTGVAYEATEGDEGLQASTVRVIEHKTSHVPPEQAEMQKPLGWKS; encoded by the coding sequence ATGCAAGTGCCCCTGGAAGTAACCTACCGCGAAGTGGACAAAAACGACTTCATCGATGACCTGATCCGCAGGAAGGCCGCCAAGCTTGAGAAGGCCTGCCCGCACCTGATCAGCTGCAGGGTTGTCGTGGCATTGGACCAGAAACAGCAGCGAACCGGAAACATCTACCGCGTGCATATCAACATGCTCGTGCCGCCGGGGCATACGCTCACGGCGGACCGCAAGGGCGTAGTGGCCAAACTCCATGAGGATCTGCCCCCACTGATACGCGAAGCCTTCGATGCGGCGAATCGCCAAGTGCGCGAGCTTGCCACGCAGCAGAAGGGAAAGACCAAACTCCACCCCGAACAGCAGACCAACGCCTTTGTGCACAGGCTTTTTACCGATCAGGATTACGGCTTCATTCGTACCGTTGACGGGCAGGACATCTACTTCCACCGCAACAGCCTGCTCAACGCGAACTTCGACACGTTGGAAATAGGCACCGGAGTTGCTTATGAAGCCACTGAGGGAGACGAGGGGCTGCAGGCGAGCACCGTGCGCGTAATTGAGCACAAGACGAGCCATGTTCCGCCGGAACAGGCGGAGATGCAAAAGCCATTGGGCTGGAAATCCTAG